The genomic interval CCGGGGAGGAGGTTGCCCATGGCTAGTGAGAAGGTCACCAAGGGCCAGTGAGAAGGTGGTTGGTGGCCAGCGAGAAGGTGGTTAGTGGCTGCTGAGAAGGTCACCAGGGGCTAGTGAGAAGATTGTTGGTGGCCAGTGAGGAAGTTGCCAGTGGCTGGTGAGGAGGTTGCCAGGGGCTAGTGAGAAGGTGGTTGGTGACTACTGAGAAGGTTGCCATGGGCTAGCAAGAAGGTTGCCCAGGGGCCAGTAAGAAGGTGGTTGGTGGCCAGTAAGAAGATGGTTGGTGGCCGGTGAGAAGGTGGTTGGTGGCCAGTGAGAAGGTTGCCATGGGCTAGTGAGAAGGTCACCAGGGGCAAGTGAGAAGGTGGTTGGTGGCCAGTGAGAAGTTCACCAGGGGCTAGTGAGAAGGTCACCGGGGCTAGTGAGAAGATTGTTGGTGGCCAGTGAGGAAGGTGTCCAGGGGCTGGTGAGAAGGTGTCCAGGGGCTAGTGAGAAGGTTACTGGTGGCCAGTGAGCAGGTTTCCATGGGCTAGCGAGCAGGTTGCTGGTGGCTAGTGAGAAGGTGGTTGGTGGCCAGTGAGCAGGTTGCCATGGGCTAGCGAGCAGGTTGCCGGTGGCTAGTGAGAAGGTGGTTGGTGGATAGTGAGCAGGTTGATGGTGGCCAGTGAGCAGGTTGATGGTGGCTAGTGAGCAGGTTGCCAGTGGCTAGTAAGAAGGTTCCCCATGGCTAGCGAGCAGGCTGCCGGTGGCTAGCGAACAGGTTGCCCTGGGCTAGCAAGCAGGTTGCTGGTGCCCACTGGCCCACTCCCCCTTtgccccaccccccgcccccacaGGTGAACGGCGTGCCCACCCCACTACCCCATGCCGGGGGTCCCTCATCTGTCACCGTGGTGGCCCGGGGGTGGGAGTTGGTGGCCCAGACCCCCCAGGGGGTGATGGTGGCTTTCGACGGGCGCAACGGCCACGTCACCGTCCAGGTACCTGGGGAGTATGGGGGGCGTCTGTGCGGCCTCTGCGGTGATGGTGATGGCGACCCCCGCAACGATGCGAGGCCGGCAGCGGGGGTggcgggtggggggagggggggaaggggggtgtggggaggtgggggtgtgtgggacagggcagaaagggggggaggggggatgcggggtgctgctggaggagggggggCCCTTCCGGCTCTGCCACGCAGCTGTTCACCCTGGGACCTACTACCGGGACTGCGTGGCTGACGGGTGTCGCGGGGACGGCGCCTGCCGTGTCATCGCCGCCTACACCGCCGCCTGCCAGAAGGCTGGGGAGAAGGTTCTGGAATGGCGCTCACAGGGCTTCTGCCGTGAGTCACCCaactgggggggcgggggagggggcaggggagaggcaaGGGGGGACAGGGATCCATAGAGCACCCCCAGACCCATAGAGCACCCCAGGACCCATAGAGCACCCaggtgtgtgggtgggtgggggttcAGCCCCATAGAACACCCAGGGACCCATAGAGCACCCCAGGACCCAGGTtggggggctccagccccacagagcaCCCAGGGATCCACACAGCACCCAAGTGTTGGGGGAGGGGTGTGTTCCTACCCCCCACAGCGCCCCCCAGGGGGTCCCAGACCCCTtccggggtgggggtgggggtgtcccaGGCACCCGGGCAGCACCCAacccgccccccctcccctccccccacagcccccaagTGCCCGGTGGGCACCCGCTACACCCTCTGCACCCCCAGCTGTGCCCAAGGGTGCCGGGAGGGCTGCGCATCCCCCCATGATGCCGCGGGGTGCCCAGTGATGGCAGTGAGGGCAGCGACGGCAGCGGTGGGAGCAAAGGCAGCGATGGAAGCAAGGGTAGCAACGGCAGCGGTGGAAGCATCAggggccaccagccccccagGGACCTGCCGCGCCGTGGGGACACGTCACTACGTGACCTTCGACGGGGCGCCCGCGGCCACCGGGGGTCACTGCCCCTACGTGGTGGCGCGGAGCTGCGGCCCCCCCGggccccacccccccttccaGGTCACCatcaccccccagccccgcggtgGCACTGGAGGCCGGAGGGTGACTGTGAGCGTGGGGAAGCACCGGTGGGTGCTACAGGGGGCGCGGCTGGGCAGCGTGGAGgtgaggggggggaggggaggtgagggggggtgggggggaagaggatggatggatggatggatggaggagTTTGGGGGGCTGAAGAAGGTTGGAGAAGGTTGTGGGGCTTGAGAAGGTTGGAGAAGGTTGTGGGGCTGGAGAAGCTTGTGGGGCTGGAGAAGGTTGGAGAAGGTTGGGGGGCTGGAGAAGGTTGGAGAAGATTGGGGGGCTGGAGAGAGTTGGAGAAGGTTGTGGGTCTGGAGAAGGTTGGAGGAGGTTGTGGGGCTGGAGAAGGTTGGAGATCTGGAGAAGGTTGTGGGGCTAGAGAAGGTTGGGGGGTTGGAGAAGGTTTGAGGTCTGGAGGAGGTTGGAGGGCTGGAGAAGATTGGAGGAGGTTGCGGGGGTGGAGAAGGTTGGAGAAGGTTGTGGGGCTGCAGAAGGTTCCAGAAGGTTGTGGGGCTGGTGGAGGCCACGAAGCTCTGGAGAAGGTCAGAGGACACGTGGCCACCACCTGGAAAGACCCCTCAGGGGGGACCACGTGGGGCAGCCCCCTAAGTatgtccccccctccccccccccccccaggtggACGGTGCTGCCGTGCCGCTGCCCACCTGCCGGGGGGGCGGAGCCACCTGTGTCACCTCCTGGGGTGCCACCACCCTCCTGGTGGCCACCGGCTCCGGCCTCCGCGTCACCACTGGCCCCGGGGTGGGGGTGACTATCACCGTGACCCCCCAGCACCGGAACAGCACCTGCGGCCTCTGCGGCAACTTCGATGGTGGCCCCAGCAACGACGGTGGCCACATGGACCCCACCCCCAGctgtcccctcccccccccatgCCACCAACCCCCCCGGTGGAAGCGGCAGCACCAGGAGCTTTGCGGGGTCCTCCAGGATCCCCGAGGGCCCTTTGGGGCCTGTCACCCCAGGGTGGCCCCCGGGGTCTTCTACAGCATCTGCCTGCAGGAGCTTTGTGAAGCTGCGATGGGCCACCAGGAGGTTCTCCAGAAGGTTCTCCAGAAGGTTGTCCAGGAGGGCCACCAGGAAGGCCACCAGAAGGACTACCAGGAGGTTCTCCAGAAGGTTCTCCAGGAGGCCCACCAAGAAGTTCTCCAGAAGGGCTACCAGAAGGTTCTCCAGAAGGTTCTCCAGAAAGTTCTCCAGGAAGGCCACCAAGAAGTTCTCCAGAAGGGCTACCAGGAGGTTCTCCAGGAGGTTCTCCAGGAGGGCCACCAAGAAGTTCTCCAGAAGGGCCACCAGGAGGTTCTGCAGGAGGGCCACCAGGAAGTTCTCCAGATGGTTCTCCAGGAGGTGCTCAGTGCCTATGAGGCGGCTTGTCACCAGGCGGGAGCGCGGGTGGGACACTGGAGGACACCCGACATCTGCCGTGAGTTGGGGACCATGGGGACATCGGGGGGGGAGGGGACAAGTTGATGTCCCTGTGGGTCCATGGTGGCCTTGGTGTCCCCTCCTCGGTGTCCCCTCTTTGGTGTCCCTTCCATGGTGACCTCTTTTTGGTGTCCCCTCCATGATGGTGTCCCCTCCATGATGTCCCCTCCCCCATGGTGACCTCTCTTTGGTGTCCCCTCCATGGTGTCTCCTTGATGTCCCCACCTTGGTGTCCCCTCCATGATGTCACCTCCATGGTGTCCCCTTCTTGGTGTCCCCTCCCCCATGGTGTCCCCTCCCCCATGGTGACCTCCCTTTGGTGTCCCCTCCCCCCATGTGTCCCCCCTCACCCCTCCGTGTCCCCTCCAGCCCGGGGGTGCCCCCGGCCCCTCCCCCGCTGTCACCCCGGGGCCACCTGCGCATccccccccaggctgcagccGAGGGACCTGCTGGCAGGTGAGGGGGGGAggggcaccggggggggggggggccagGTGGCCACCAGGGGTGGCTGGTGGGCAACCAGGTGGATGGTGGCCACCGAAGAGTGGCTGGTGGGCAACAAGGTGGCTGGTGGGCTACCACATGGCTGTGGGCAACAAGGTGGCTGGTGGCTACCAGGGGTGGCTACTAGGCCACCAGGGGTGGCTGGTGGGCAACCAGGTGGCTGGTGGCTACCAGGGGTGCCTGGTGACTACCATGGGTGGTTGGTGGGCAACGAGGTGGTTGGTGGCTAACAAGGTGGCTGGTGGGCCATGGGGTGGTTGGTGGGCAACAAGGTGGATGATGGGCTACCATGGGTGGCCGGTGGGCCACCAGGTGGCTGGTGGACCACCAGGTGGCTGGTGGATGAGGACTGGCTGGTGGTCACCAAGAGTGGTTGGTGGCCACCACGCCCCCCTCCCAGGCCAGCTGCTGGAAGTGCTGCCGCTGCGAGGCCTCGGACAGACCTTGGTGGCCCCGGGGGACCTGGTGGGCCACCTGCTgcccctcccccacctccccttgGCCCCGTAGTGTCCCcaaggagggggggaagaggacacagtgggggggggggaggggagagttgtgtccccatcccccccaATTTCTTCATTAAACTTTTGCTCCCAGGGGTGGTCGGTGGCTTTGATCtgtcccctcccccaccccctccgacccctccctccacccatcccctcccccccccccagtaaaaCCACCCCAGTGACCAGTTCACTCCTTTATTGGCCACCAGGCGGGTGACAGCAGTGTGTGTCGTGTGTGTCCCCCCTCTCAGCGGTGTCCCgtgtcccctccccccccctccagctccggggtgggggaggggcgggggtTGCTCAGATTTTGCCGGGGAAGGTCCCCTCCTCGCGGTACTCGTCCCACGTGGtcacctgggggggggggaaggggacaAGGTGACACCGGGGTGCGGGGCAcgacacacagacacaaacccCCTGGGGACACTTGGGTCCACCCTGGAGGACCCTGAGGGACCCAAGGACCATGGGGACACCCTGGGGACCTTTGGAGACACCTTGAGGACACCCTGGGGACACTTGGGGACACCCTGGGGACACATAGTGACACTTGGGGGCACCCTGGGGACACTCTGAGGACACTTGGTGACACCCTGGGGGACCGTGAGGGCTGTGGGACTATCTTGGGGACATTGAGGACACCTTGGGGCACCCTGGAGGCCCCTGAGGGACCCAAGGACGATGGAGACACCGTGGGGACACTTGGTGACATTTGGGGAGCCCTGGGGACCCTTGGTGACCCCTGGTGACCCTTGGGGACCTGTGGTGACATTTGGGGACCCCCTGGTGACCCTCATTGACCCTTGTAGACACCCTTGTTGACCCTGGGGGCATCCTTGTTGACCCATGTTGACCCCTGGTGACCCATGTTGACCTTTGCTGACTCCTGGTGACACACTTGGTGACCCACGTTGACCCTTGCAGAACTTTGGGGACACCCTTGTTGACCCCTATTGACCCTTGGGGACATTTGGGGACACCTGGTGAGCTTTGGGGACCCTCACCCAGGAGGTGGGACACAAGGACCTGTAGACCCGCTGGTACCACTGGCAGGGGCTGGCGTCTGCCCCTTTGGCCGCCATCGCCTTCTGGCACCGGTGGAAATCtgtggggggggcggggggtggggggggtgaggggacaCTGAGGAGACACCGAGGGGACCCCCCGGGTGGGAGGAAGGGACCGTGGTGGCCCCTGGAGGGTCCCTGGTGGaccggggggggaggggcagtACCCAGGTAGTTCTGCCAGCAGTTGCGCGTCTGGTTCTGGTTGGGGAAACGGCTGTCGAAAGGAGCCGTCTTGTAACGCTCCAGCTTGGCCTTGATGTCCTCTGCCATGCTAATTAGCGGCCTAATTAGCAGCCGGCACTCGTTAATGATGCAGAAGGGGTTAATTAGCCATCCCCTCCCCCCGGAGTGATtaacacaccccccccccgccacgaccacccccccccccccacccccccccagagAATTAATCCACCGTTTGTGGCCGTGACACCAGCACAAACACCACCAAGGACAAACCCAGCTACTCTATTAACTAATTAACAAGGCTAATTAATCCTTCCTGGGCTAATTAATATTCCTCTGAGGGCAATTAGTCCCCCCTTGAGATAATTAATCACTTCTGGGAGTAATTAAACCATCATTTGTGGCCATAACACCAACAAAACCAGTAAGGAACAGCCACAGGGATATACCTATCTACTCTATTAACTAATTAACAGGGTTAATTAAGACCCACACGGCTAATTAATAATTTCTGAGGGTAGTTAGCCACCTCTTGGGATAATTAATCACCCCAGGTAGTAATTAATCCATCGTTTGTGGCCATAACACCACAACAAACACCACCAAGGACAGACCCAGCTACTCTGTAACTAATTAACAGGATTAATTAACCCCCCCCCGGACTAATTAATATTCCTCTCAAAGTCATTAACTCTCTCTGGGACTAATTAACCACCCCACATACACAAAAGATACTCGTTAATTAACTCCTTAACAATAATTAGGAAACAAACAGCTTTACCAGAGTTAATTTCAAAAGGGCTAATTAGCTCTACTAATTAGTTAGGAGTTAATTAAGCTAATTCAGCATTAATAGTCCCCCCCAGGATAATTAACCCCCTCAGCAATAATTAACCCAGTTGTGTAGGAGAAAGGAGGGTAATGGGCGCAAATTAGTGCGGCTAATTACACCCCCCGGGCTAATTAACCTCCCCCCAAGTGCCCTCCCAGTAACCCCGCCAGTGCCTTCCAGTAACCCCGCCCAGTAACCCACCAGTGCCTCCCAGTAACCCACCAGTAGCCCTCCAGTGCCTCCCAGTAACCCCCCCAGTGGCACCAGTAACCTCCCAATAACCCCCCCAGTGCCCTCCCAGTAACCCACCAGTAGCCCTCCAGTGCCTCCCAGTAACCCCACCCAGTGGCACCAGTAACCCCCCAGTAAGCCCCCCAGTGCCACCAGTAACACCCCATTAACCCCCCCAGTGCCCACCCAGTACCCCCCAGTAACCCCAGAGTAACCCCCCCAGTGCCCTCCCAGTAGCCCCCCGTGCCTCCCAGTAGCCCCAGTAACCACCCAGTGCCCCCCAGTGCTTCCCCAGTGCCCTCCCAGTAACAGCCAAGTACCACCAACAACCCTCCCAGTAATGCCCCAGTACCACCAGCAGCCCTCCCAAGTAGCCCTCCCAGCAACAgtcccagtgcctcccagcgCCACCAATAACCC from Falco biarmicus isolate bFalBia1 chromosome 3, bFalBia1.pri, whole genome shotgun sequence carries:
- the LOC130146604 gene encoding cytochrome c oxidase subunit 6B1 isoform X1, whose translation is MAARLRFAGLVLRHFRRRAALPLRLLGSSSGSGAAVVKVTLSRVGGTGPLISMAEDIKAKLERYKTAPFDSRFPNQNQTRNCWQNYLDFHRCQKAMAAKGADASPCQWYQRVYRSLCPTSWVTTWDEYREEGTFPGKI
- the LOC130146604 gene encoding cytochrome c oxidase subunit 6B1 isoform X2: MAEDIKAKLERYKTAPFDSRFPNQNQTRNCWQNYLDFHRCQKAMAAKGADASPCQWYQRVYRSLCPTSWVTTWDEYREEGTFPGKI